A portion of the Malania oleifera isolate guangnan ecotype guangnan chromosome 3, ASM2987363v1, whole genome shotgun sequence genome contains these proteins:
- the LOC131151203 gene encoding pentatricopeptide repeat-containing protein At4g15720, with the protein MNKPEGRNVLFTLTSYCLSRQNKRSSFHSKAHFIQQLQDCGDFKSLTATHSNVLKSGFLDDTFTTNHLINGYARLQKSNDAHHLFDEMSEPNVVSWTSLMAGFVDTGRPKMALWLFTKMPRRSVMPNVFTFATVVNACSILADLRTGKKLHAQVETFGFQSNLVVCSSLIDMYGKSNEVEEALRVFNSMSCRNIVSWTSMVAVLGQNAQGDNALQLFRQFNHSVLDAPNHFMLASAISACASLGRLVSGKVTHGVVIRRGHDLNHVVSSALVDMYAKCGSISYCNKVFQMIPNPSVIPYTSMIVGAAKHGLGAFSLYLFKEMLRKRIKPNDVTFVGVLYACSHSGLVDEGLKHLNLMYKEHGIMPDAKHYTCVVDMLSRSGRLNEAYQLAKSVEVLKPDEGALLWGTLLSASRLHGRVDIAVEASKWLIESNQQVAAAYVTLSNTYALAGKWENVYGIRSEMKHKGVHKEPGCSWVENKDSSYVFYAGDVSSCPRGSEVLSLLRELERRMKERGYVGGSVGLVFVEVEEEANEEIVGLHSERLALGFALLSMPKGMTIRVMKNLRMCRDCHEAFKLISHIMERDIVVRDVNRFHHFKNGCCTCNDFW; encoded by the coding sequence ATGAATAAGCCAGAAGGTCGAAATGTCCTATTTACCCTCACCTCCTACTGCCTTTCTCGCCAGAATAAACGGTCATCTTTTCACTCCAAAGCCCATTTCATTCAACAGCTTCAAGATTGCGGCGATTTCAAATCCTTAACCGCCACCCACTCCAACGTTCTGAAATCTGGATTCTTGGACGACACCTTCACGACCAACCACCTCATCAACGGCTACGCAAGACTTCAAAAAAGCAATGATGCCCACCACCTGTTCGATGAAATGTCCGAACCAAATGTTGTCTCCTGGACTTCCCTCATGGCTGGGTTTGTCGACACTGGTCGACCCAAAATGGCCCTTTGGCTCTTTACAAAAATGCCCCGAAGGTCGGTTATGCCCAATGTTTTTACATTTGCAACCGTGGTTAATGCCTGTTCGATCCTCGCTGACCTTAGAACTGGCAAGAAACTCCATGCCCAGGTTGAGACTTTTGGTTTTCAATCTAACCTTGTGGTTTGCTCGTCCCTCATTGACATGTATGGGAAATCAAATGAAGTGGAGGAAGCTCTTCGGGTTTTCAACTCAATGAGTTGTAGAAACATTGTTTCTTGGACTTCAATGGTTGCTGTGCTTGGGCAAAACGCACAAGGGGATAATGCACTCCAACTTTTTAGGCAATTCAACCATTCAGTGTTGGACGCCCCAAACCATTTCATGCTGGCCAGTGCGATCAGTGCCTGTGCAAGCCTCGGGAGGCTAGTCTCTGGGAAAGTCACACATGGAGTCGTGATTCGCCGTGGGCATGATTTGAACCATGTAGTTTCAAGTGCACTTGTTGACATGTATGCGAAATGTGGGTCCATTAGTTATTGTAATAAGGTGTTTCAGATGATTCCCAATCCCTCGGTGATTCCTTACACTTCGATGATTGTAGGGGCAGCAAAGCATGGCCTCGGAGCATTCTCACTTTATCTCTTCAAAGAAATGCTTAGAAAAAGAATAAAACCTAACGATGTCACCTTTGTTGGGGTATTGTATGCTTGTAGCCATTCAGGTCTTGTTGATGAGGGCCTCAAACACTTGAACCTTATGTACAAAGAGCATGGTATTATGCCTGATGCAAAGCATTATACATGTGTCGTTGATATGCTCAGCAGATCTGGCCGTCTTAATGAGGCTTACCAGTTAGCAAAGTCTGTAGAAGTATTAAAACCTGATGAAGGGGCTCTCTTGTGGGGGACTCTTCTTTCAGCCAGCAGGCTTCATGGAAGAGTAGATATTGCCGTTGAAGCAAGCAAATGGCTAATAGAATCAAACCAACAAGTAGCAGCTGCATATGTTACTTTGTCAAACACTTATGCGTTGGCCGGGAAATGGGAGAATGTATATGGCATTCGATCCGAGATGAAGCATAAGGGAGTTCACAAGGAACCCGGTTGCAGTTGGGTGGAGAATAAGGATTCGAGTTACGTGTTCTATGCTGGGGACGTGTCTTCATGTCCACGAGGAAGTGAGGTGTTGAGCTTGTTGAGGGAGTTGGAGAGGAGAATGAAGGAAAGAGGTTATGTGGGAGGGAGTGTGGGTTTGGTGTTTGTAGAAGTGGAAGAGGAGGCCAACGAGGAAATTGTGGGTTTGCACAGTGAGAGATTGGCATTGGGCTTTGCATTGTTGAGTATGCCCAAAGGAATGACCATTAGAGTGATGAAGAACTTGAGAATGTGTAGGGACTGTCATGAGGCTTTCAAGCTCATTAGTCACATTATGGAGAGGGATATTGTGGTGAGAGATGTGAACAGATTTCATCATTTTAAGAATGGGTGTTGCACCTGCAATGATTTTTGGTGA
- the LOC131152031 gene encoding cysteine-tryptophan domain-containing zinc finger protein 7-like has product MEGTEIEEGEACYYKEDDDGTSIDPDNDFSYIDVKIKDVLGHFQKDFEGGVSAENLGAKFGGYGSFLPTYQRSPPIWSHPKSPERFQNHSEPKSLDNLPMEGASQNRTAPSSAPVSVSHRPALCNVNLLHASRFPSGDVVVKQEQCLPPNHVVEQLPMEQATSQRSVPTDHRTLKVRIKVGSDSISQKNAAIYSGLGLDNSPSSSLGKSPEESGGEFQETANESLTSILQIMTTIPVPGGVLLSPLDDSLLCLSKKEMLLRKSKPAADLKGCQEHIALSVDGSDSMRGDGKVLKERRVKLVGKSKKLLELKHGKGIKMDSEMRSFLKGKIDNETPDGKELLTDGKQKPLSKSTCDFADLAKGTGSGVGASKNPNKDGEKCRSILSNLANEEYLESISGQDSDNSEKQKANSSSVGNIRECRVANSYKDGYVDVGEGDGAKKDEKVSAQFKDISDVSQFKEGHNVGPVDCSKKKVVQKIASIRQNEVKVLCRTEKSLYEGKRKSKGNQGNGRPAADLEEESSRVCSPKDGKNNSYALSPFKSKVHNLKSQKDIVKFRGERRESRGDSKSKGMDTRVILLQSSSGDTQKDSAHKGDERELKAFFDKSKGRLQTKKGDKKLTSEDIVKEAPNAGTSLLRDGLTSETAPVTVPAVVIQDNWVCCDSCEKWRLLPFGTTPEQLPEKWLCSMLDWLPGMNRCDISEEETTKALNALYQLPLPENQNNTHNHANGTAFGIMTADTQQLDQNHHNFSSNAMHNKVKKKHGSKEIPRSRQHESLKSRILNDVNLSHSESNLMKKSSFQHSSMSHYLANEKLVHKPKANQINGGAKQTGGKNKREADQIVYGASKKTKTEGAFCTDKHQNSELDGKLEGVDYSSGSALAKKTTGKVTQQHNEYSYSKDAKGTLLGKRGGDKAHVSLNGGPVHRETCNKVDIYAKKRKLKDWKDEQNYAETAQIVRCHIPDTKASMKEESGESEFRNGRKCRVSKMKGKESSTSKGDDISTRKGRAIRAPMSGGIVHPLDGTEEVKNIKKDQWHKKNGNVLSQRVLDGVDMKRDLGSGQASTIATSSSSMVSGSCKSRASFQEAKGSPVESVSSSPFKTSNLDSCTPTRMELLGKVDAARKDKVSSLTCIESLEFPALDYQDTEGNKKFSGTTRLNGETCSENGNSHLVNNRPFNPEHGRDSNDMHSVEHCYKEERLTRNHCPENVFSKKSQNGCLVQSKHRDRSYTSDYSGDKLKVSDPPSEQEEMYPQKSLKYDSGSGIDSHRLAPFSEIETDVSHSCPEQPKVNNNKDEKNHHSKKDSLGKCSNSNRRGNQLKFGVHDGSDAKPGALHCANEQGSLQRNLIQNSKAEISSNQFPGKKTNPMQMELKDGKLQINLQYEDKRETLARRSQSVLGSQKGGSFEAVSADVSVSGDVSKVLKQHGYAGNESGLHCHLGHLPANQHRLRDVSALNPLRKGSSSQNATDALIKAKHLRDYADRLKSSGFAFESNEMYFQSALQFLRGASLMETSNGESDKHGDMTPMQMYGATAEICESCAHEYERREEMAAASLAYKCIEVAYMRVVYCKHSSTGRDRHELQATLQMIPHGESPSSSASDVDNLYNQPAVDKSAVSKGISSHIAGNHVIVARNRPNFIRLLDFTQHVNFAMEASRKSQNAFAAANETLEESQNEGISSVKKVIDFSFQDVEELVNLVQLAMGAISRSGFGGSRD; this is encoded by the exons ATGGAAGGAACAGAGATTGAGGAAGGAGAGGCTTGCTATTACAAGGAGGATGATGACGGCACTAGCATTGACCCTGACAACGATTTCTCTTACATT gaTGTAAAGATTAAAGATGTCCTGGGTCATTTTCAAAAAGATTTTGAAGGCGGGGTTTCTGCAGAGAATTTGG GGGCAAAATTTGGTGGATATGGGTCATTTTTGCCGACCTATCAGCGGTCTCCTCCCATATGGTCTCATCCAAAATCCCCAGAGAGATTTCAGAATCACAGTGAGCCAAAATCTCTTGACAATCTGCCCATGGAA GGTGCTTCCCAGAATCGTACAGCTCCCTCAAGTGCACCTGTATCTGTGAGTCATAGACCTGCTTTGTGCAATGTCAATTTATTGCATGCTTCAAGGTTCCCATCTGGGGATGTTGTAGTCAAACAAGAACAATGCTTGCCACCAAATCATGTTGTGGAGCAGCTTCCCATGGAACAGGCAACTTCACAGAGATCAGTTCCAACTGACCATAGGACACTGAAGGTTCGTATTAAAGTGGGTTCTGATAGCATTTCTCAAAAAAATGCTGCGATCTATAGTGGTCTTGGGCTTGATAATTCTCCATCTTCCTCTCTGGGGAAGAGCCCTGAGGAAAGTGGAGGGGAATTTCAGGAGACTGCAAATGAATCTCTGACCAGCATTCTTCAG ATCATGACTACAATTCCAGTGCCTGGGGGAGTACTATTGTCACCTCTTGATGACAGCTTGCTTTGCTTGTCAAAAAAAGAAATGCTTCTGAGAAAAAGTAAACCTGCAGCTGACCTCAAGGGTTGTCAAGAACATATTGCCTTGTCAGTTGATGGGTCTGATTCCATGCGAGGGGATGGTAAGGTGCTAAAAGAGAGAAGAGTGAAGTTAGTGGGGAAAAGTAAAAAGCTGTTAGAATTGAAGCATGGGAAGGGTATAAAAATGGACAGTGAAATGAGGTCCTTCTTGAAGGGAAAAATAGATAATGAAACTCCAGATGGCAAGGAACTCCTTACTGATGGGAAACAAAAGCCTTTGTCCAAGTCAACATGTGATTTTGCTGACTTGGCAAAAGGTACTGGTAGCGGAGTTGGGGCTTCTAAGAATCCCAATAAGGATGGGGAGAAGTGCAGATCAATATTGTCTAACTTAGCAAATGAGGAGTACTTGGAGTCAATATCTGGTCAAGACAGTGACAACAGTGAAAAGCAAAAGGCTAATAGTAGTTCAGTGGGAAATATCAGAGAATGCAGAGTAGCAAATTCCTATAAGGACGGCTATGTTGATGTCGGGGAAGGTGATGGggctaaaaaagatgaaaaagttTCTGCTCAATTTAAAGATATTTCAGATGTGTCTCAATTCAAGGAAGGTCATAATGTTGGGCCAGTAGATTGTTCAAAGAAGAAGGTTGTTCAGAAAATTGCATCCATTAGACAGAACGAAGTTAAAGTGCTTTGCAGGACAGAAAAGTCATTGTATGAGGGCAAAAGAAAGTCCAAGGGAAATCAAGGCAATGGTAGGCCAGCTGCTGATCTAGAGGAAGAAAGCTCGAGGGTTTGTTCTCCAAAAGATGGGAAAAATAATAGTTATGCCCTTTCTCCATTTAAAAGTAAAGTTCATAATTTAAAGTCCCAGAAAGATATTGTTAAGTTCAGAGGTGAGCGGAGGGAATCAAGGGGAGATTCAAAATCAAAGGGGATGGACACCCGAGTGATTCTATTGCAGAGTTCTTCTGGTGATACTCAAAAGGACTCTGCCCACAAGGGTGATGAAAGAGAACTCAAGGCATTCTTTGACAAATCAAAAGGAAGATTACAAACTAAAAAAGGTGATAAGAAGTTGACGTCAGAAGATATTGTGAAAGAGGCTCCAAATGCTGGCACTTCTTTATTAAGAGATGGACTCACTTCTGAGACAGCACCGGTAACAGTGCCTGCTGTTGTTATACAAGACAATTGGGTCTGTTGTGACAGTTGTGAGAAGTGGCGACTTCTCCCATTTGGTACAACACCAGAGCAGCTCCCGGAAAAGTGGCTGTGTAGCATGCTAGATTGGCT GCCTGGAATGAACCGGTGTGACATCAGTGAGGAGGAGACAACAAAGGCTCTCAATGCACTGTACCAACTTCCACTTCCTGAGAATCAAAATAACACACACAATCATGCCAATGGAACTGCATTTGGAATAATGACAGCTGATACGCAACAGCTTGACCAAAACCACCATAATTTCAGTTCTAATGCCATGCATAATAAAGTAAAGAAGAAACATGGGTCAAAGGAAATACCGAGGAGTCGTCAACATGAATCTTTGAAAAGCAGGATCTTAAATGATGTGAACTTGTCTCATTCTGAATCAAATTTGATGAAAAAATCTAGTTTTCAGCATTCAAGTATGTCACACTACTTGGCCAATGAAAAACTTGTTCATAAACCGAAAGCGAATCAGATCAATGGAG GTGCAAAGCAAACAGGGGGGAAGAACAAGAGGGAAGCTGATCAAATTGTATATGGAGCTTCCAAGAAAACCAAGACAGAGGGTGCATTCTGTACTGACAAACATCAGAACTCTGAACTTGATGGGAAGCTTGAGGGGGTGGATTACAGTTCTGGTTCTGCTTTGGCAAAAAAGACAACTGGGAAGGTTACGCAGCAGCATAATGAATACTCTTATTCCAAGGATGCGAAGGGAACACTACTAGGGAAAAGAGGGGGAGACAAGGCTCATGTTTCCTTGAATGGTGGTCCAGTACACAGAGAAACATGCAATAAAGTGGATATTTATGCGAAGAAGAGGAAATTAAAGGACTGGAAAGATGAGCAGAATTATGCAGAGACAGCTCAGATTGTGCGGTGTCATATCCCAGACACCAAGGCTTCTATGAAGGAGGAGAGTGGTGAGAGTGAATTCAGGAATGGGAGGAAGTGCAGGGTGTCTAAGATGAAGGGAAAGGAGTCCAGTACAAGTAAGGGTGATGATATATCAACCAGAAAAGGTCGAGCGATCCGAGCCCCCATGTCAGGTGGTATAGTTCATCCACTTGATGGTACAGAAGAAGTAAAAAATATCAAGAAGGACCAATGGCACAAGAAAAATGGAAATGTTTTATCTCAACGAGTCCTGGATGGTGTAGATATGAAAAGGGATTTGGGATCTGGGCAAGCTTCAACCATTGCCACTTCAAGCTCTTCAATGGTttctggttcttgtaaaagtagAGCTAGTTTTCAAGAAGCAAAAGGCTCTCCTGTAGAATCTGTTTCCTCTTCTCCATTTAAAACTTCCAATCTAGACAGCTGTACACCGACAAGAATGgaacttttaggtaaagttgaTGCTGCAAGGAAGGACAAAGTCTCTTCTCTCACTTGTATTGAATCCCTTGAATTTCCTGCACTCGATTATCAGGACACTGAAGGTAACAAAAAATTCAGTGGCACTACTAGGTTAAATGGTGAAACTTGTTCTGAAAATGGTAATAGCCATTTGGTGAATAATCGTCCTTTTAACCCAGAACATGGTCGGGACTCTAATGATATGCATTCTGTGGAGCATTGCTACAAGGAAGAAAGATTAACTCGGAACCATTGCCCGGAGAATGTGTTTTCGAAGAAATCTCAAAATGGCTGCTTGGTACAGTCCAAACACAGGGACAGAAGTTATACATCTGATTATAGCGGAGACAAGTTGAAGGTTTCTGACCCACCAAGTGAGCAGGAAGAAATGTATCCTCAGAAGAGCCTGAAGTATGATTCAGGTTCAGGGATTGACTCCCACCGTCTTGCTCCATTCTCTGAAATAGAAACTGATGTCAGTCACAGTTGTCCTGAACAGCCTAAAGTTAATAATAACAAGGATGAGAAGAATCATCATAGTAAGAAGGATTCTCTAGGAAAATGTTCAAACAGTAATAGGAGAGGAAATCAGTTAAAATTTGGAGTGCATGATGGTTCAGATGCTAAACCAGGTGCTTTACATTGTGCAAATGAACAAGGTTCCCTGCAGCGGAACCTGATTCAGAATAGCAAGGCTGAAATATCTTCTAACCAGTTTCCTGGGAAGAAAACCAATCCTATGCAAATGGAATTGAAGGATGGGAAGTTACAAATAAACCTTCAATACGAAGATAAAAGAGAAACATTGGCTCGGCGTTCCCAATCAGTGCTAGGGTCCCAGAAAGGAGGATCCTTTGAAGCAGTTTCAGCTGATGTCTCTGTCAGTGGCGATGTGTCTAAGGTGTTGAAACAGCATGGCTATGCTGGTAATGAGAGTGGACTGCACTGTCATTTAGGGCATCTTCCAGCTAATCAGCATAGGTTGAGGGATGTCAGTGCCCTAAATCCATTGAGAAAGGGTTCTTCTTCGCAGAATGCCACTGATGCTCTGATAAAAGCAAAACATCTCCGTGACTATGCTGATCGTCTCAAG AGCTCTGGGTTTGCTTTTGAAAGTAATGAAATGTACTTTCAATCTGCTTTACAATTTCTTCGTGGTGCTTCACTTATGGAAACTTCCAACGGTGAGAGTGACAAACATGGGGACATGACTCCAATGCAAATGTATGGTGCTACTGCTGAAATTTGTGA ATCCTGTGCCCATGAATATGAGAGACGCGAAGAAATGGCTGCTGCTTCCCTGGCCTATAAATGCATAGAGGTGGCATACATGAGGGTGGTTTATTGCAAACATTCCAGTACAGGCAGAGATCGGCATGAATTGCAAGCAACTCTACAAATGATACCTCATG GTGAATCTCCATCATCTTCTGCGTCAGATGTTGATAACTTGTACAATCAACCAGCAGTGGATAAGTCTGCTGTATCAAAGGGTATCAGTTCTCATATTGCTGGAAACCATGTCATTGTTGCTCGAAACCGCCCCAATTTCATTCGGCTCCTTgacttt ACACAGCACGTAAATTTTGCAATGGAGGCTTCAAGAAAATCACAGAATGCTTTTGCAGCTGCTAATGAAACCCTAGAAGAGTCACAGAACGAGGGGATCTCTTCTGTTAAAAAGGTCATTGATTTCAGCTTTCAAGATGTAGAAGAACTCGTAAATTTGGTTCAGCTTGCAATGGGGGCCATCAGCCGTTCAGGTTTCGGTGGAAGTAGAGATTAA